In Rhodococcus rhodochrous, a single genomic region encodes these proteins:
- a CDS encoding ABC transporter permease, producing the protein MATATSAGGYAAAVHAPGTDMGRKAAAMISGQGWSGYVSLAALSLGVTLLLAAGIVAAWAVGREFTDGTIVGLFAIGTSRAAVARAKLVACLGWGLALTLVQSVASIMAGIGLGLDPAGALHAGLTLTISGFCLVCSVLPIAWVATHWRGYLAGIGATLAVLVATNLTSGFGLGRYVPWAIPTLWASGDPTVPAVALVIPLAVGLLGGCATSSAWKRIQIGRS; encoded by the coding sequence ATGGCCACAGCCACCTCGGCCGGTGGCTACGCAGCAGCCGTCCACGCCCCAGGGACAGACATGGGCCGCAAGGCAGCCGCCATGATCAGCGGGCAGGGGTGGAGCGGATATGTCAGCCTGGCCGCCCTGAGCCTTGGAGTCACCCTGCTGCTGGCAGCCGGAATCGTCGCGGCGTGGGCAGTCGGCCGCGAGTTCACTGACGGCACCATCGTCGGTCTCTTCGCGATCGGCACGTCCCGCGCAGCGGTGGCACGCGCAAAGCTTGTCGCCTGCCTCGGCTGGGGCCTGGCCCTCACTCTGGTTCAAAGCGTCGCATCGATCATGGCAGGGATCGGTCTCGGGCTTGATCCGGCAGGGGCACTCCATGCCGGGTTGACACTGACGATCAGCGGATTCTGCCTGGTGTGCAGCGTGCTTCCCATCGCTTGGGTGGCCACCCACTGGCGCGGATACCTGGCCGGGATCGGCGCGACCCTGGCCGTTCTCGTGGCCACCAACCTGACCTCCGGCTTCGGTCTCGGCCGCTACGTGCCGTGGGCGATCCCGACCCTGTGGGCCTCTGGCGATCCGACTGTGCCGGCAGTTGCACTTGTCATCCCCCTGGCGGTCGGTCTGCTCGGCGGGTGCGCAACGTCGTCGGCATGGAAACGCATCCAGATCGGCCGCAGCTAG
- a CDS encoding zinc-dependent alcohol dehydrogenase, which produces MKAAVVTDFTAPLEIQDLPVPEPGPTDVLVKMEVTGLCHTDIHAAHGDWPVKPSPPFIPGHEGIGRVEAIGSDVTDRPVGERVAIAWLGYACGACRYCISGWETLCENQRNSGYSVNGSFGEYAVLPSAFATPVPDGVSSVDAGPLTCAGVTTYKAVLVAKVRPAQTVAVFGIGGLGHLAVQYARIAGGFVVAVDVEDEKLEMARRLGADHVVNAKKEDPVEAIARLGGADVALALVASAASFQQAYASLRRGGRLVCVALPAGDASLPVPIFDTVLGGKSVIGSIVGTRNDLADVFALHAAGRTQVISETRPLESVNQSISDVLSGSVPARVVFEF; this is translated from the coding sequence ATGAAAGCAGCAGTCGTCACCGACTTCACAGCACCCCTCGAGATCCAAGATCTGCCTGTTCCCGAGCCCGGACCGACCGACGTACTGGTGAAGATGGAAGTGACCGGGCTCTGCCACACCGATATCCACGCGGCACACGGTGATTGGCCGGTCAAGCCGTCTCCGCCGTTCATACCCGGGCACGAGGGCATCGGACGTGTCGAGGCGATCGGATCGGACGTCACCGACCGACCGGTGGGTGAGCGGGTCGCCATCGCCTGGCTGGGATATGCGTGTGGTGCGTGCCGGTATTGCATCTCCGGCTGGGAGACTCTGTGCGAGAACCAGCGCAATTCCGGTTACTCCGTCAACGGCAGCTTCGGTGAGTACGCGGTGCTCCCCTCTGCTTTCGCAACCCCTGTCCCCGACGGTGTTTCGTCCGTGGACGCGGGGCCACTGACGTGCGCCGGCGTGACGACCTACAAGGCGGTACTGGTGGCGAAGGTGCGTCCCGCGCAGACCGTCGCCGTCTTCGGTATCGGCGGACTCGGACACCTCGCAGTGCAGTATGCGCGGATTGCAGGCGGCTTCGTGGTCGCTGTCGACGTCGAAGACGAGAAGCTCGAAATGGCGCGGCGTCTCGGCGCAGACCATGTTGTCAACGCCAAGAAGGAGGACCCGGTGGAGGCGATCGCCCGCCTCGGGGGAGCGGATGTGGCTCTCGCGCTCGTGGCCTCGGCTGCGTCCTTCCAGCAGGCTTACGCCTCGCTGCGTCGCGGCGGGCGACTCGTCTGTGTAGCGCTGCCGGCCGGTGATGCGTCGTTGCCGGTGCCGATCTTCGACACGGTGCTCGGCGGCAAGTCCGTGATCGGATCGATCGTGGGGACGCGCAACGACCTGGCCGACGTCTTCGCCCTGCACGCAGCGGGACGCACCCAGGTCATCTCCGAAACCCGACCGTTGGAATCGGTGAACCAGTCGATCAGCGATGTGCTCAGCGGATCTGTTCCCGCTCGAGTGGTGTTCGAATTCTGA
- a CDS encoding cobyrinate a,c-diamide synthase has translation MRVPRVVVAAPASGHGKTTVATGLMAALRRAGHVVSGHKIGPDYIDPGYHSLATGRPGRNLDPHLVGEDLVAPLFLHGAAGADIAVIEGVMGLYDGMIGTDGYASTAHTAALLSAPVILVVDVSHASRSIAAIVHGIASYDRGTRIAGVILNKAGSQRHSDEVIRALEPTGIPVIGVLGRDDGITVPSRHLGLVPAEERDEATAQVDRLAAQIAERIDLADILGIASAAPDLPATPWSPGTSTEDGPVIAVAGGRAFTFRYTETEELLRAHGCRPVTFDPLRDERLPAGTAGIYLGGGFPEVHAADLAANLPLRTHLRAAIAAGVPTVAECAGLLYLGREVDGHEMVGALDTSARMTSRLTLGYRTAIAPQDALLAPAGTRVTGHEFHRTAIDPGASPAWLLDGRPDGVATATVHASYLHTHWAGHPDLARRFADAARAAEPAPEPTSAPARRRTHEPDLHHHGDRDATEGLVDLAVNVSRRPRPAWLDDALRASLDDLARYPDPSGARAALADRHGRSNDEVLPTAGGAEAFTLLARARAWRKPVVVHPQFTEPEAALLAAGHRVTRVVLRRDDGFVLDPGVIPEDADLVIVGNPTNPTSVLHPADTLLALTRPGRVVVVDEAFMDAVPGEAESLTGQFVPGLVVLRSLTKTWAIPGLRAGYVVGDAAVLADLAVQQPPWSVSTPAAAAMIACASDDAVRETDVIAHEIAGDREVLVDALTGLGIHVVSPATAPFVLAEVPEGTREKLRQKGFALRRGDTFPGLGDDWVRIAVRDAATTTVLVEAWRTIL, from the coding sequence GTGAGAGTTCCACGTGTAGTCGTCGCCGCACCGGCATCCGGGCACGGGAAGACCACCGTCGCCACGGGTCTCATGGCGGCGCTGCGCCGCGCCGGGCACGTCGTGTCGGGCCACAAGATCGGTCCCGACTACATCGATCCCGGCTACCACTCGCTCGCCACCGGCCGACCCGGCCGCAACCTCGACCCGCATCTCGTCGGCGAGGACCTCGTCGCTCCCCTCTTCCTGCACGGCGCCGCCGGTGCGGACATCGCCGTGATCGAAGGTGTCATGGGGTTGTACGACGGGATGATCGGCACCGACGGGTACGCGTCCACCGCCCACACCGCGGCCCTGCTGTCCGCACCGGTGATCCTCGTCGTCGACGTCTCGCACGCCTCCCGGTCGATCGCGGCGATCGTGCACGGCATAGCGTCCTACGACCGCGGCACGCGGATCGCCGGCGTGATCCTGAACAAGGCCGGATCGCAGCGACATTCGGACGAGGTGATCCGCGCACTCGAACCGACCGGCATCCCGGTGATCGGCGTGCTCGGTCGCGACGACGGCATCACCGTTCCGTCGCGCCATCTCGGCCTGGTGCCCGCCGAGGAACGCGACGAGGCGACCGCGCAGGTGGATCGGCTTGCCGCGCAGATCGCCGAACGCATCGACCTCGCCGACATCCTCGGTATCGCCTCGGCAGCACCCGACCTACCGGCGACGCCGTGGTCACCGGGCACGTCCACCGAGGACGGTCCGGTGATCGCTGTCGCCGGAGGCCGTGCCTTCACCTTCCGCTACACCGAGACCGAGGAACTCCTGCGCGCACACGGATGCCGACCGGTGACCTTCGATCCCCTGCGCGACGAACGACTACCCGCCGGCACCGCAGGTATCTACCTCGGCGGCGGGTTCCCCGAGGTGCACGCCGCCGACCTCGCCGCGAACCTCCCCCTGCGCACGCACCTGCGCGCCGCGATCGCGGCGGGAGTTCCAACCGTCGCCGAGTGCGCCGGTCTGCTCTATCTGGGGCGCGAGGTCGACGGACACGAGATGGTCGGCGCCCTCGACACGTCGGCACGGATGACCTCGCGCCTGACCCTCGGCTACCGCACCGCGATCGCACCGCAGGACGCCCTGCTCGCTCCCGCCGGCACCCGCGTCACCGGTCACGAATTCCACCGCACCGCGATCGACCCCGGCGCCTCTCCCGCGTGGCTGCTCGACGGCCGGCCGGACGGCGTCGCCACCGCGACGGTGCATGCGTCGTACCTGCACACGCACTGGGCCGGACATCCCGATCTCGCACGACGGTTCGCGGACGCCGCGCGGGCGGCGGAACCCGCACCCGAACCCACCTCGGCACCGGCACGTCGTCGAACACACGAACCCGATCTGCATCATCACGGCGACCGCGACGCGACCGAAGGGCTGGTCGACCTCGCCGTCAACGTCTCGCGCCGACCTCGACCGGCTTGGCTCGACGACGCCCTGCGTGCCTCGCTGGACGATCTCGCGCGCTATCCCGACCCGAGCGGTGCACGCGCCGCCCTCGCCGATCGTCACGGCCGCAGCAACGACGAGGTCCTCCCGACGGCCGGGGGTGCCGAGGCGTTCACGTTGCTCGCCCGGGCGCGGGCATGGCGGAAACCGGTGGTGGTGCACCCGCAGTTCACCGAACCCGAGGCCGCACTGCTGGCCGCCGGACATCGTGTCACGCGGGTGGTGTTGCGCCGCGACGACGGGTTCGTCCTCGATCCGGGTGTGATCCCGGAGGACGCCGACCTGGTGATCGTCGGCAACCCGACGAATCCCACCTCGGTCCTGCATCCGGCCGACACGCTCCTGGCACTGACCCGACCGGGACGCGTCGTCGTGGTCGACGAGGCGTTCATGGACGCCGTTCCCGGCGAAGCCGAATCGTTGACGGGACAGTTCGTTCCGGGACTCGTGGTGCTGCGGTCGCTCACCAAGACGTGGGCGATCCCCGGCCTGCGAGCTGGATACGTGGTCGGCGACGCCGCGGTGCTCGCGGATCTCGCCGTGCAGCAACCGCCCTGGTCGGTGTCCACCCCCGCAGCGGCTGCGATGATCGCGTGCGCATCCGACGACGCAGTACGCGAGACCGACGTGATCGCGCACGAGATCGCCGGAGACAGGGAGGTCCTCGTCGACGCCCTCACCGGACTCGGAATCCACGTGGTCTCCCCCGCGACGGCCCCGTTCGTGCTGGCGGAAGTACCCGAAGGAACTCGGGAGAAACTGCGGCAGAAGGGGTTCGCGCTGCGTCGCGGAGACACCTTCCCCGGCCTCGGTGACGACTGGGTGCGGATCGCAGTGCGCGACGCGGCGACCACGACGGTGCTCGTCGAAGCATGGAGGACGATCCTGTGA
- a CDS encoding cobalamin biosynthesis protein, whose translation MEDDPVKRSAPGKQRALGLALGYAADQLVGDPQRWHPVSGFGKLARAAEGRLYGDHRAAGVVFTSLLVGSAGALGYVADRATRGRPVLSVAVTALATWTVLGGRSLGFEARTIDAQLRDGDLAAARQQVTHLVGRDPSRLDENGIARATIESVAENTSDAVVAPLWWGALLGPAGLLAYRAANTLDARVGHRTPRLERFGWASARFDDVLNLVPARLTALLAVALGDDGRGAIRAWRRDARKHPSPNAGPVEAAFAGALGLRLGGTNMYHGVVEDRGTLGDGPAPVPEDIGRTARLASKVGTGSVATAVAVSLARRR comes from the coding sequence ATGGAGGACGATCCTGTGAAGCGCAGCGCACCCGGAAAACAGAGGGCACTCGGACTGGCGCTCGGCTACGCTGCCGACCAACTCGTCGGCGACCCGCAACGGTGGCATCCCGTGAGCGGCTTCGGGAAGCTGGCGCGCGCCGCCGAAGGCCGGCTGTATGGCGACCACCGCGCTGCCGGGGTGGTGTTCACCTCGCTGCTGGTCGGCTCCGCCGGGGCGTTGGGATACGTCGCCGACCGCGCGACCCGCGGTCGTCCGGTGCTGTCGGTCGCGGTCACGGCGCTGGCCACCTGGACCGTGCTCGGTGGCCGCTCCCTCGGATTCGAGGCCCGGACGATCGACGCTCAGCTCCGCGACGGCGACCTCGCCGCGGCGCGGCAACAGGTGACCCACCTGGTGGGCCGCGACCCGTCGCGACTCGACGAGAACGGGATCGCGCGCGCCACGATCGAGTCGGTCGCCGAGAACACCTCCGACGCCGTCGTCGCGCCGCTGTGGTGGGGTGCGCTGCTCGGTCCGGCCGGCCTGCTCGCGTACCGGGCCGCGAACACCCTCGACGCACGCGTCGGCCACCGCACCCCGCGACTCGAACGGTTCGGGTGGGCTTCGGCCCGGTTCGACGACGTGCTCAACCTCGTCCCCGCTCGCCTCACCGCCCTGTTGGCCGTCGCACTCGGTGACGACGGCCGGGGTGCGATCCGGGCGTGGCGTCGGGACGCCCGTAAGCATCCGAGCCCTAATGCCGGTCCGGTCGAGGCGGCGTTCGCCGGCGCTCTCGGTCTCCGGCTCGGCGGCACGAACATGTATCACGGAGTGGTCGAGGATCGCGGCACGCTCGGCGACGGACCCGCGCCGGTCCCGGAGGATATCGGCCGGACCGCGCGACTCGCCTCGAAGGTCGGAACCGGATCCGTGGCGACGGCTGTCGCCGTCTCACTCGCACGTCGTCGATAA
- a CDS encoding IS256 family transposase has translation MTHDHSALLTQLHALEGADSASVFAELIRTGLQALIEAEATDKLGAGRYERTDTRITHRNGHRTKTVATTSGDVEVKIPELRSGSFFPSLLERRRRIDKALYAVVMEAYVHGVSTRSVDDLVGALGVGSGISKSEVSRICAGLDTEIARFRERTLTHTSFPYVFLDATFCKVRVGAHVVSQALVVATGVSIDGTREVLGTAVGDSESYEFWREFLTSLKARGLSGVHLVISDAHSGLKAAVMQQFAGSSWQRCRVHFMRNIRAAVAAKHVPPVMAAVKTIFAHTDPDAVAEQWDQVTDTFSGSFPKVAALMEAAKHDVLAFTAFPKAHWQKVWSNNPIERLNKEIKRRADVVDIFPNPAAFLRLATAVVIEQHDEWQVTRRYVSDVSMDELRAVIAAKQHATEPALSLTGSSETA, from the coding sequence ATGACCCACGATCATTCTGCACTGCTCACCCAGCTCCACGCGCTCGAGGGCGCCGACAGCGCCAGCGTGTTCGCCGAACTGATCCGTACCGGCCTGCAGGCTCTGATCGAAGCCGAGGCCACCGACAAGCTCGGCGCCGGCCGCTACGAACGCACCGACACCCGGATAACGCACCGCAACGGACATCGAACGAAGACCGTGGCCACCACCAGCGGCGATGTCGAGGTCAAGATCCCCGAACTGCGGTCAGGATCGTTCTTCCCCTCCTTGCTGGAGCGACGCCGCCGCATCGACAAGGCCCTGTACGCAGTGGTCATGGAAGCCTACGTGCACGGCGTGTCGACCCGCAGCGTCGACGACCTGGTCGGCGCGTTGGGTGTCGGATCCGGGATCTCGAAGTCGGAGGTGTCGCGGATCTGCGCTGGTCTGGACACCGAGATCGCCCGGTTCCGCGAGCGCACGCTGACGCACACGAGCTTTCCGTACGTGTTTCTCGACGCCACCTTCTGCAAGGTCCGGGTCGGTGCGCACGTGGTGTCCCAGGCGTTGGTGGTGGCCACCGGAGTCTCGATCGACGGCACCCGCGAGGTACTCGGAACCGCCGTCGGGGACAGCGAATCCTACGAGTTCTGGCGCGAGTTCCTCACCAGCCTCAAGGCCCGTGGTCTGTCGGGGGTGCATCTGGTGATCTCCGATGCACACAGTGGCCTCAAAGCTGCTGTGATGCAGCAGTTCGCGGGTTCTTCGTGGCAGCGGTGCCGGGTGCATTTCATGCGCAACATTCGGGCGGCGGTGGCGGCCAAGCATGTGCCGCCGGTGATGGCGGCGGTCAAGACGATCTTCGCGCACACCGACCCGGACGCCGTCGCGGAGCAGTGGGATCAGGTCACCGACACCTTCTCCGGGTCGTTTCCGAAGGTCGCGGCGTTGATGGAAGCCGCCAAACACGATGTGCTGGCGTTCACCGCGTTCCCCAAGGCTCATTGGCAAAAGGTGTGGTCCAACAATCCCATTGAGCGGTTGAACAAGGAAATCAAGCGTCGAGCCGACGTCGTGGACATTTTTCCGAACCCGGCGGCATTCCTCCGGTTGGCGACCGCGGTGGTCATCGAGCAGCACGACGAGTGGCAGGTCACCCGCCGGTATGTCTCGGATGTGAGCATGGACGAGCTCCGGGCGGTGATCGCCGCCAAACAGCACGCTACCGAACCGGCGTTGTCGTTGACCGGCTCGAGCGAAACAGCATAG
- a CDS encoding TetR/AcrR family transcriptional regulator → MTVPIDRRRLHDIALRLFREFGYDTVSVAQIAEAAGVSRMTFFRHFSSKESVLVEDMFDPAIALAVAAQPASAHPLERVVGGFLAALSEPEAARELSSPQFRDRIQLVAATPSLRGAVWASSAATEQAIREALVSSGASADQARAAAGAVMGAATAILLGWAAEPEPSHVAMALAGGLQSLLGSAR, encoded by the coding sequence ATGACTGTTCCGATTGATCGCCGACGTTTGCATGACATCGCCCTGCGCCTGTTCCGCGAGTTTGGCTACGACACCGTGTCGGTGGCCCAGATCGCTGAAGCGGCTGGAGTGTCACGGATGACCTTCTTCCGGCACTTCTCCAGCAAGGAGTCCGTCCTGGTGGAGGACATGTTCGATCCGGCGATCGCACTGGCCGTCGCCGCCCAGCCAGCGTCAGCACACCCGCTCGAGCGAGTGGTGGGCGGCTTCCTGGCCGCGCTGAGCGAGCCCGAAGCGGCGCGCGAGTTGTCGTCTCCCCAGTTCCGGGACCGCATCCAGCTCGTCGCGGCCACGCCCTCTTTGCGTGGGGCTGTCTGGGCTTCCAGCGCGGCAACGGAGCAGGCGATTCGCGAGGCCCTGGTCAGCTCCGGCGCATCCGCCGACCAGGCGCGAGCTGCTGCAGGGGCCGTGATGGGGGCCGCCACGGCGATCCTGCTGGGCTGGGCGGCCGAGCCCGAGCCCAGCCATGTTGCGATGGCCCTTGCCGGCGGGCTGCAGAGCTTGTTGGGCTCGGCCCGATGA
- a CDS encoding IS481 family transposase has protein sequence MSHPNAALTPRHRLIVARLVVGEGWPVSEVAARFQVSWPTVKRWADRYRAGELMQDRSSRPHHSPSKTSARVTRRCIQLRLRLREGPVQLSYRLGIAPSTVHRILTDAHLNRLSHVDRATGEPVRRYEHDHPGAMLHVDVKKLGNIPDGGGWRYVGRRQGEKNRAATPDKPRNKHYDPLMGKAYVHTVIDDHSRVAYAEIHDNETAITATAVLVRAVEWFNARGVTVERVLSDNGGAYRSHLWRDTCAELGVRHKRTRPYRPQTNGKIERFHRTLADGWAYARCYTSETERRGELEGWLHYYNHHRPHTACGNQPPFSRLTNVPGQYN, from the coding sequence ATGTCTCACCCCAATGCGGCCCTGACGCCGCGTCATCGCCTGATCGTCGCTCGTCTCGTCGTCGGCGAGGGCTGGCCTGTCAGTGAGGTCGCTGCACGATTCCAGGTGTCGTGGCCGACGGTGAAGCGCTGGGCCGACCGCTACCGCGCCGGCGAGCTCATGCAGGACCGCTCCTCGCGCCCGCACCACTCGCCCAGCAAAACCAGCGCGCGGGTCACCCGCCGCTGCATCCAGCTCCGGCTACGTCTCCGCGAAGGACCGGTGCAGCTCTCGTATCGGCTCGGGATCGCGCCGTCGACGGTCCACCGCATCCTCACGGATGCCCATCTCAACCGGCTCTCCCACGTCGACCGCGCTACCGGCGAACCCGTCCGTCGCTACGAACACGACCATCCTGGCGCGATGCTCCACGTCGATGTGAAGAAGCTCGGCAATATCCCCGACGGCGGAGGCTGGCGCTACGTCGGCCGACGACAAGGCGAGAAGAACCGAGCAGCCACCCCCGACAAGCCCAGGAATAAGCACTATGACCCGTTGATGGGCAAGGCCTACGTCCACACCGTCATCGACGACCACTCCCGTGTCGCCTACGCCGAGATCCACGACAACGAAACCGCGATCACCGCCACCGCAGTGCTGGTGAGGGCCGTCGAGTGGTTCAACGCCCGCGGCGTCACCGTCGAACGCGTCCTGTCCGACAACGGCGGCGCCTACCGCTCACACCTATGGCGAGACACCTGCGCAGAGCTCGGAGTCAGGCACAAGCGCACGCGGCCGTATCGGCCGCAGACCAACGGCAAGATCGAGCGGTTCCACCGCACCCTGGCCGACGGCTGGGCCTACGCCCGCTGCTACACCTCCGAAACGGAACGCCGGGGCGAGCTGGAGGGCTGGCTGCACTACTACAACCACCACCGGCCCCACACGGCCTGCGGGAACCAGCCGCCCTTCTCACGATTGACCAACGTCCCCGGTCAGTACAACTAG
- a CDS encoding Tox-REase-5 domain-containing protein, whose amino-acid sequence MIVQGSRGLPSRSTIEHWDALTASDTIVRTLGYEAERLDSHTRSVDRQRAAVSGEDWIGTANQAADDRIADACARSRKLSTGLVEVAGTVETGLSELHYARRALLSAVAEAEADGCRVADDWTVTIIGPPTEESEAKVFEWAGYLRFKAAAVQEADSRAAQSIADAAAALTFGSNSGIHGFVPIIALGAVDLALMAALAAGAISAGAILLWVSEHFPSINLQQVLDIMPSTLTNDGPGQWEYPNRGGTSERAGAYEEQVTGSPAGVEYAIPKADGSGNVLFDGWDPDAGESGKLIEAKGPGYEWMVGDDGQFKPNMGAAKSLPDQLRRQSEAAESAGAEIEWRVAEERVAEAIEDMIDEAGYENITVKYVPPE is encoded by the coding sequence GTGATCGTGCAGGGATCCCGAGGGCTCCCCAGCAGATCGACGATCGAACATTGGGATGCACTGACTGCTTCTGACACGATCGTCCGCACTCTGGGCTACGAAGCTGAACGACTCGATTCGCACACCCGGTCCGTTGACAGGCAGCGCGCCGCCGTCTCGGGCGAGGACTGGATAGGAACTGCCAACCAGGCAGCAGACGACCGGATCGCCGACGCATGCGCCCGTAGCCGGAAGCTGTCCACAGGGCTAGTCGAAGTTGCTGGCACCGTCGAGACCGGGCTTTCGGAGCTGCACTACGCCCGCAGAGCGTTGCTTTCGGCGGTCGCGGAGGCAGAGGCCGACGGATGCCGAGTCGCAGACGACTGGACTGTCACGATCATAGGGCCGCCGACCGAGGAGTCCGAGGCCAAGGTCTTCGAATGGGCCGGTTATCTACGCTTCAAGGCTGCGGCTGTCCAGGAGGCCGACTCCCGTGCCGCCCAATCCATTGCAGACGCGGCGGCGGCTCTGACCTTCGGCTCCAACTCTGGAATCCATGGCTTCGTGCCGATCATCGCGCTTGGCGCTGTCGATCTGGCGCTCATGGCAGCCCTCGCCGCCGGTGCGATCTCGGCAGGCGCGATCCTCCTATGGGTCTCTGAACACTTTCCGAGCATCAACCTGCAGCAGGTGCTCGACATCATGCCGTCGACCCTGACCAATGATGGTCCGGGACAGTGGGAGTACCCCAACCGTGGCGGCACCTCCGAACGCGCCGGTGCCTACGAGGAACAAGTCACCGGCAGCCCCGCCGGAGTTGAATATGCGATCCCCAAAGCGGACGGCTCGGGCAACGTCCTGTTCGACGGTTGGGACCCGGACGCCGGAGAGAGCGGCAAGCTCATCGAAGCGAAAGGACCCGGCTACGAATGGATGGTCGGCGACGACGGCCAGTTCAAGCCTAATATGGGCGCAGCCAAATCTCTCCCCGACCAGCTTCGACGGCAATCTGAAGCTGCCGAATCCGCTGGGGCCGAGATCGAGTGGCGTGTCGCCGAAGAGCGAGTAGCTGAAGCCATCGAGGACATGATCGACGAAGCTGGATACGAGAACATTACGGTCAAGTACGTCCCGCCGGAGTAG
- a CDS encoding ABC transporter ATP-binding protein, whose protein sequence is MTAALTLSGIQVRLGGCEVLRGLDLELSHGQIRALVGLNGAGKTTALRVALGMLRPDAGHVLLHGQDIWPSPAEAWCRVGHMVETPAAYPELTARANIDNAIMLHGMDPSGCAPRVAQLSRALGMEAHLDQPVRRLSLGTRQKVGLISALAHEPSVAVLDEPTNGLDPLAVVAFRDELRRLAGQGSSILITSHHFDELARVSDAVDVLHHGQVIATITPDERDLEKVFFDTVLAADQQLQEI, encoded by the coding sequence ATGACCGCCGCGCTGACCTTGTCGGGGATCCAGGTCCGGCTGGGCGGATGCGAGGTGTTGCGTGGACTGGACCTTGAGCTGTCCCACGGACAGATTCGTGCGCTCGTCGGCCTCAACGGTGCGGGCAAGACGACCGCACTGCGGGTGGCGCTGGGCATGCTGCGACCCGATGCGGGCCATGTCCTGCTCCACGGCCAGGACATCTGGCCCAGCCCCGCAGAGGCCTGGTGTCGGGTCGGTCACATGGTCGAGACGCCGGCCGCCTATCCCGAGCTGACAGCGCGCGCCAACATCGACAACGCGATCATGCTTCACGGCATGGACCCATCAGGGTGCGCGCCACGCGTCGCGCAGCTTTCGCGGGCGCTCGGCATGGAAGCCCATCTTGACCAGCCCGTTCGGCGGCTTTCCCTAGGCACGCGTCAGAAGGTGGGCCTGATCAGCGCGCTCGCCCATGAGCCCAGCGTGGCCGTCCTCGACGAGCCCACCAACGGCCTCGACCCTCTGGCGGTCGTGGCGTTTCGTGACGAACTGCGTCGCCTGGCAGGCCAGGGCAGCTCGATCCTGATCACCAGCCACCACTTCGACGAACTCGCCCGTGTCTCCGATGCGGTCGACGTCCTTCACCACGGACAGGTCATCGCCACCATCACCCCCGACGAACGTGACCTCGAGAAGGTCTTCTTCGACACCGTACTGGCCGCCGACCAACAGTTGCAGGAGATCTGA